Proteins from a single region of Haloterrigena alkaliphila:
- the mutS gene encoding DNA mismatch repair protein MutS yields the protein MTEATGIVGEFLSLKEDTDADLLTMQCGDFYEFFGEDAETVSDELDLKVSQKSSHGSSYPMAGVPVDDLTPYLKALVERGYRVAVADQYETDSGHAREVVRVVTPGTLLETSDADAQYLAAVVDGTGGSNGGGRGSSGTGDGYGLAFADVTTGRFLVADADDADDALTELYRFDPVEVLPGPNVRTNDDLLGLVRERIDAALTLHETEAFAPKRAAHTVREQFGEETVDRLAVGDSTLAAAGAILDYVEETGTGVLASMTRIQAHHGDDHVTLDATTQRNLELTETMQGEREGSLFATIDHTETSAGGRLLKEWLQRPRRSLETLERRQESVAALSSAALARDELQDRLGDAYDLARLASKASHGSADARDLLSVRGTLAVLPALAETIESNPDLAASPLSAIVDRPDREAASELREALEEAIADEPPSTVTQGGLLQRGYDDDLDEVIERHEEVKRWLDTLADREKEQYGLSHVTVDRNKTDGYYIQVGKSAADGVPDHYEEIKTLKNSKRFTTDELEAKEREILRLEEQRGDLEYELFEELREEVAARAELLQDVGRALATVDALASLATHAAENRWVQPELHRGDRLEIEQGRHPVVEQTTEFVPNDVRLDEDRGFLVVTGPNMSGKSTYMRQVACIVLLAQIGGFVPAESAEIGLVDGIFTRVGALDELAQGRSTFMVEMSELSNILHTATEDSLVILDEVGRGTATYDGISIAWAATEYLHNEVRAKTLFATHYHELTGLAENLPRVANVHIAADERDGDVTFLRTVRDGPTDRSYGIHVADLAGVPDPVVDRSREVLERLREEKAIEAKGGTSSEPVQAVFDLGSGTMQTQPQAGDGDQGRSRTQAASTDGGPAEPSPEGQALDPAAEAVLEELESIDVNTTPPIELVSTVQELQERLEETDR from the coding sequence ATGACAGAGGCGACGGGTATCGTCGGGGAGTTCCTCTCACTGAAGGAGGACACCGACGCCGATCTGCTGACGATGCAGTGCGGTGACTTCTACGAGTTCTTCGGCGAGGACGCCGAGACCGTCAGCGACGAACTCGATCTCAAGGTCTCCCAGAAGTCCTCCCACGGCTCGTCGTATCCGATGGCCGGGGTGCCGGTCGACGATCTGACGCCGTACCTGAAGGCGCTGGTCGAGCGCGGCTACCGCGTCGCCGTCGCCGACCAGTACGAGACCGACTCCGGGCACGCGCGCGAGGTCGTCCGCGTCGTCACGCCGGGGACGCTACTCGAGACGAGCGACGCCGACGCGCAGTATCTCGCGGCGGTCGTCGACGGGACCGGCGGGAGCAACGGAGGCGGTAGGGGCTCGAGCGGGACCGGCGACGGCTACGGCCTCGCCTTCGCGGACGTGACCACGGGGCGGTTCCTCGTGGCCGACGCCGACGACGCCGACGACGCGCTGACGGAACTGTACCGGTTCGATCCCGTCGAGGTGCTGCCGGGCCCGAACGTGCGAACGAACGACGACCTGCTGGGGCTGGTCCGCGAGCGCATCGACGCCGCGCTCACGCTCCACGAGACCGAGGCGTTCGCGCCCAAGCGAGCGGCCCACACCGTCCGCGAGCAGTTCGGCGAGGAGACGGTCGACCGCCTCGCCGTCGGCGACTCGACGCTCGCGGCCGCCGGGGCGATCCTGGACTACGTCGAGGAGACCGGTACCGGCGTGCTCGCCTCGATGACCCGCATCCAGGCCCACCACGGCGACGACCACGTCACGCTGGACGCGACCACCCAGCGCAACCTCGAGTTGACCGAGACCATGCAGGGCGAGCGCGAGGGCTCGCTGTTCGCGACGATCGACCACACCGAGACCAGCGCCGGCGGGCGGTTGCTCAAGGAGTGGCTCCAGCGGCCGAGACGGTCGCTCGAGACCCTCGAGCGCCGCCAGGAGAGCGTCGCGGCGCTGTCGTCGGCGGCGCTGGCCCGCGACGAGTTGCAGGACCGACTCGGCGACGCCTACGATCTGGCGCGGCTGGCCTCGAAGGCCAGCCACGGCAGCGCCGACGCGCGGGACCTGCTCTCCGTGCGGGGGACGCTCGCGGTTCTGCCCGCGCTCGCCGAAACCATCGAGTCGAACCCCGACCTCGCGGCGTCGCCGCTGTCGGCAATCGTCGACCGGCCCGACCGGGAGGCCGCCAGCGAACTGCGGGAGGCCCTCGAGGAGGCCATCGCCGACGAGCCGCCGTCGACCGTCACGCAGGGCGGCCTCCTCCAGCGGGGGTACGACGACGACCTCGACGAGGTGATCGAGCGCCACGAGGAGGTCAAGCGCTGGCTCGACACCCTCGCCGACCGCGAGAAGGAGCAGTACGGCCTGAGCCACGTGACCGTCGACCGGAACAAGACCGACGGCTACTACATCCAGGTCGGCAAGTCCGCGGCCGACGGCGTTCCGGACCACTACGAGGAGATCAAGACGCTCAAGAACTCGAAGCGGTTCACCACCGACGAACTCGAGGCGAAGGAGCGCGAAATCCTGCGCCTCGAGGAGCAACGGGGCGACCTCGAGTACGAACTGTTCGAAGAACTCCGCGAGGAGGTCGCAGCGCGGGCCGAACTGCTGCAGGACGTCGGCCGGGCGCTGGCGACCGTCGACGCGCTGGCGAGTCTGGCGACCCACGCCGCGGAGAATCGGTGGGTTCAGCCGGAACTGCATCGGGGCGATCGCCTCGAGATCGAGCAGGGCCGCCACCCCGTGGTCGAGCAGACGACGGAGTTCGTCCCGAACGACGTCCGACTGGACGAGGATCGCGGCTTCCTCGTCGTCACCGGCCCCAACATGTCCGGGAAGTCCACCTACATGCGACAGGTGGCCTGCATCGTCCTGCTGGCTCAGATCGGCGGCTTCGTCCCCGCCGAGTCGGCCGAGATCGGGCTGGTCGACGGCATCTTCACCCGCGTCGGCGCGCTCGACGAACTCGCGCAGGGGCGGTCGACGTTCATGGTCGAGATGAGCGAACTCTCGAACATCCTCCACACCGCGACCGAGGACTCCCTCGTCATTCTGGACGAAGTCGGCCGCGGGACGGCGACCTACGACGGCATCTCGATCGCGTGGGCCGCCACGGAGTATCTACACAACGAAGTACGGGCGAAGACGTTGTTCGCCACCCACTACCACGAACTGACCGGGCTCGCCGAGAACCTCCCGCGAGTCGCGAACGTCCACATCGCGGCCGACGAGCGCGACGGTGACGTCACCTTCCTCCGGACGGTTCGGGACGGCCCGACGGACCGCTCCTACGGGATCCACGTCGCCGACCTCGCGGGGGTGCCGGACCCCGTCGTCGATCGCTCGAGGGAGGTTCTCGAGCGCCTCCGCGAGGAGAAAGCGATCGAAGCGAAGGGCGGGACCTCGAGCGAACCCGTGCAGGCGGTGTTCGATCTGGGGAGCGGGACGATGCAGACGCAACCGCAGGCGGGCGACGGAGATCAGGGACGGTCCCGGACGCAGGCGGCGTCGACCGACGGTGGCCCGGCGGAGCCCAGCCCCGAGGGACAGGCGCTCGATCCCGCCGCCGAGGCCGTCCTCGAGGAACTCGAGTCGATCGACGTCAACACGACGCCGCCGATCGAACTCGTCTCGACGGTCCAGGAGCTCCAGGAGCGACTCGAGGAGACGGATCGCTGA
- a CDS encoding PAS domain S-box protein — protein MTADDESDERRRRQRYHEAVLDLVTDDDVVEGAFEAAVRSITETATEIVGATRVSVWLFDDGGDRLRCVDRYDDRTDDHSGGAELVSADYPAYFEALRTNRSISAVDARSDPRTRELTADYLEPQAIDSLLDATLRSEGDVIGVVCHEQVGRTREWTDAEIQFAGDVADVVHRALRNHRSAEQRRELEFRRSLLEAQQEAMPDGVLVVGDGGELRSWNTRFRDLWDLSADGLESPRGDAVLERIRDRVADPAAFVRRVEQLTENPAETSHDELALEDGRVFELYSTPVRSDAGTQYGRLWLVRDITERTKRQDELELKNRAIDEAPIGITLSDPEQPDNPLVYANDQFERLTGYSRAEILGRNCRFLQGDRTEPEPVADLRAAIDGERSNTVELRNYRKDGSEFWNRVTVAPVADENGDVTNYVGFQQDVTERKEATRQLRVLHRVLRHNLANQMSIIRGTAEQLGEESSGETEGAAETIVEEVDRLLGLTDKHRSIVRLLSERPTPEPIALEPLCRRSCRSVRADYPDADVALAGDFDATVVAIPALETAIRELLANGVVHGDRESTPVEFRVERRPDTVLLRIGDDGPGLPEAERRIIAGDGTVEPLYHGLGMGLWLVHWIVSLSRGTIAVEETGPDGTTIRIELSRG, from the coding sequence ATGACCGCCGACGACGAGTCCGACGAGCGACGACGGCGGCAGCGCTACCACGAGGCGGTCCTCGACCTCGTGACCGACGACGACGTCGTCGAGGGCGCCTTCGAGGCCGCCGTCCGTTCGATCACGGAGACGGCCACCGAAATCGTCGGCGCGACTCGCGTCAGCGTCTGGCTGTTCGACGACGGCGGCGACCGCCTCCGCTGTGTCGACCGCTACGACGACCGCACGGACGACCACTCCGGCGGCGCGGAACTGGTCTCGGCCGACTATCCCGCGTACTTCGAGGCGTTGCGGACGAACCGATCGATCAGCGCCGTCGACGCCCGCTCGGATCCGCGAACGCGGGAACTGACGGCGGACTACCTCGAGCCGCAGGCGATCGACTCGCTGCTCGACGCGACGCTCCGGTCGGAAGGGGACGTGATCGGCGTCGTCTGTCACGAACAGGTCGGCCGGACCCGCGAGTGGACCGACGCCGAGATCCAGTTCGCCGGCGACGTCGCGGACGTCGTCCATCGAGCCCTGCGCAACCACCGCAGCGCCGAGCAGCGACGGGAACTCGAGTTCCGCCGGTCGCTCCTCGAGGCCCAGCAGGAGGCGATGCCCGACGGGGTCCTCGTCGTCGGCGACGGCGGCGAACTTCGCTCCTGGAACACCCGGTTTCGCGACCTGTGGGACCTCTCGGCGGACGGACTCGAGTCGCCCCGCGGCGACGCCGTCCTCGAACGCATTCGCGACCGGGTCGCGGATCCGGCGGCGTTCGTCCGCCGGGTCGAACAGCTCACCGAGAACCCCGCGGAAACGAGTCACGACGAGCTCGCGCTCGAGGACGGCCGGGTGTTCGAGCTCTACTCGACGCCGGTTCGCAGCGACGCGGGAACGCAGTACGGCCGCCTCTGGCTCGTTCGGGACATCACCGAGCGAACGAAGCGACAGGACGAACTCGAGTTGAAGAACCGGGCGATAGACGAGGCGCCGATCGGGATCACGCTCAGCGATCCGGAGCAGCCGGACAACCCCCTCGTCTACGCGAACGACCAGTTCGAACGGCTCACCGGGTACTCCCGCGCGGAGATTCTCGGGCGGAACTGTCGGTTCCTCCAGGGCGACCGAACCGAGCCCGAGCCGGTCGCCGACCTGCGCGCGGCGATCGACGGGGAACGATCGAACACGGTCGAACTCCGCAACTATCGGAAGGACGGCAGCGAGTTCTGGAACCGGGTCACCGTCGCCCCGGTGGCCGACGAGAACGGGGACGTGACGAACTACGTCGGGTTCCAGCAGGACGTCACCGAGCGCAAGGAGGCGACGCGACAGCTCCGCGTGCTCCACCGCGTCCTGCGACACAACCTCGCCAACCAGATGAGCATCATTCGGGGGACCGCCGAACAGCTCGGCGAGGAGTCGTCCGGCGAGACCGAAGGCGCCGCCGAGACGATCGTCGAGGAGGTCGACCGGCTGCTCGGCCTGACCGACAAGCACCGATCGATCGTCCGGCTGTTGAGCGAGCGACCGACGCCGGAACCGATCGCACTCGAGCCGCTGTGTCGCCGATCGTGTCGGAGCGTCCGCGCGGACTACCCCGACGCCGACGTCGCGCTCGCGGGAGATTTCGACGCGACCGTCGTCGCGATCCCGGCGCTCGAGACGGCGATTCGCGAACTCCTCGCGAACGGCGTCGTCCACGGCGACCGGGAGTCGACGCCCGTCGAATTCCGCGTCGAGCGCCGGCCCGACACCGTCCTGTTGCGGATCGGCGACGACGGTCCCGGCCTCCCCGAGGCGGAGCGGCGGATCATCGCCGGCGACGGGACGGTCGAACCGCTCTACCACGGCCTCGGGATGGGACTCTGGCTCGTTCACTGGATCGTCTCCCTCTCCCGCGGGACGATCGCCGTCGAGGAGACGGGCCCGGATGGAACGACGATTCGGATCGAACTCTCGCGCGGATAA
- a CDS encoding YihY/virulence factor BrkB family protein, which translates to MDARRIYAVARDVVAVVDEHNVTFMAGSIAHAAFLSLLPLLLLLFIVAGAVGNEYLTEQIVVMARDHLSPAGQGLVYEALTHASERGGASLIGLVSLLWGMLRIFRGVTTAFDELYADGENSFPEKVVNGAVVFAVILIATVGAGFGTTTLASVDNPVVQAATPIALFVALSVGFFPMYYIFPDPDVSVREALPGTLIAAGGWVVLETVFGVYVGLVNTVGTFETFGAIILLLIWLYGNALVLLVGAAVNVVIGGHHATDREDGSGADDGAAQDTLGA; encoded by the coding sequence ATGGATGCGCGACGGATCTACGCCGTCGCTCGAGACGTCGTCGCCGTCGTCGACGAGCACAACGTGACGTTCATGGCGGGCAGCATCGCCCACGCCGCCTTTCTCTCGCTGTTGCCGTTGCTCCTCCTGCTGTTTATCGTCGCGGGTGCGGTCGGCAACGAGTACCTGACCGAGCAGATCGTCGTGATGGCGCGGGATCACCTCAGTCCCGCCGGACAGGGGCTGGTCTACGAGGCGCTGACCCACGCCTCCGAGCGCGGCGGCGCGTCGCTGATCGGCCTCGTCTCGCTGCTGTGGGGGATGCTGCGCATCTTTCGGGGGGTCACGACCGCCTTCGACGAACTCTACGCGGACGGCGAGAACTCGTTCCCCGAGAAGGTCGTCAACGGCGCCGTCGTCTTCGCGGTCATCCTGATCGCCACCGTCGGTGCCGGCTTCGGGACGACGACGCTGGCCTCGGTCGATAACCCCGTCGTTCAGGCGGCGACGCCGATCGCCCTGTTCGTCGCCCTCTCGGTCGGATTCTTCCCGATGTACTACATCTTCCCGGACCCCGACGTGTCGGTTCGCGAGGCCCTCCCGGGAACCCTCATCGCCGCCGGAGGGTGGGTCGTCCTCGAGACCGTCTTCGGGGTCTACGTGGGGCTGGTCAACACCGTCGGCACGTTCGAGACGTTCGGCGCGATCATCCTGTTGCTCATCTGGCTCTACGGGAACGCGTTAGTCCTGCTGGTCGGCGCGGCGGTCAACGTCGTGATCGGGGGCCACCACGCGACCGACCGCGAGGACGGCTCCGGCGCCGACGACGGTGCGGCGCAGGACACGCTCGGCGCGTGA
- a CDS encoding SDR family NAD(P)-dependent oxidoreductase, translating to MHEAEFDVSGKTAIVTGASQGIGESIAKTLAAGGADVAICSRSMDRVGPVAEEINDAASTGDALAVECNVRERDQVQNLVDETVDEFGDIDVLVNNAGGEFVAPFEEISANGWQTIVDLNLNSTVHCTQLAGEVMREGDGGTIINLSSVNGQHAAPGESHYGASKAAIIRLTETLAVEWAEHDIRVNCVAPGLIQTPGVAETLGIDSEDMPPREQAERRIGHPEEIADVVQFLVSPAASFMNGETVTVKGVPRAGNSMSQDLGLE from the coding sequence ATGCACGAAGCGGAATTCGACGTATCCGGGAAGACGGCTATCGTCACCGGCGCGAGTCAGGGTATCGGGGAATCGATCGCGAAGACCCTCGCGGCCGGCGGGGCAGACGTCGCGATCTGTTCGCGATCGATGGATCGGGTCGGTCCCGTCGCCGAGGAAATCAACGACGCCGCGAGCACCGGCGACGCGCTGGCCGTCGAGTGTAACGTCCGCGAGCGCGACCAGGTCCAGAATCTCGTCGACGAAACCGTCGACGAGTTCGGCGATATCGACGTGCTGGTCAACAACGCCGGTGGCGAGTTCGTCGCCCCGTTCGAGGAGATTTCGGCGAACGGCTGGCAGACCATCGTCGACCTCAACCTCAACAGCACGGTCCACTGCACCCAACTCGCGGGCGAGGTCATGCGCGAGGGCGACGGCGGGACCATCATCAACCTCTCGTCGGTCAACGGCCAGCACGCCGCGCCCGGCGAGAGCCACTACGGCGCGTCGAAGGCGGCGATCATCCGCCTGACCGAGACGCTCGCCGTCGAGTGGGCCGAACACGACATCCGCGTCAACTGCGTCGCGCCGGGCCTGATCCAGACCCCCGGCGTCGCCGAGACGCTGGGCATCGACAGCGAGGACATGCCGCCTCGAGAACAGGCCGAGCGCCGCATCGGCCATCCCGAAGAGATCGCCGACGTGGTCCAGTTCCTCGTCAGTCCCGCCGCCTCGTTCATGAACGGCGAGACCGTGACGGTGAAGGGCGTTCCGCGGGCCGGGAATTCGATGTCACAGGATCTGGGGCTCGAGTAG
- a CDS encoding dihydrodipicolinate synthase family protein, which produces MNLQQALEGITTPLVTPFEPDSSDVDEPAFRDLIEHLLENDIDGLFPCGTTGEFASLAPAERRRVHEIAVDAAGGEVPVLAGAAATTVDEAVAYAEHAAEIGADAAVVTEPYFHGPNDPAGNRRFFEAVADRSPLPILLYNIPPCTGGSIAVETISALADHENVVGIKDSSGDLEYFLSVVRRTPDEFVVLQGYDALLVPALRMGADGGLNALSNVAPAQYGELYETADDDRGAELQDAIAPLFDACAAHGFAPATKTALEHRGLLPSDAVRPPLVEVPADGRNAIGNAVDGLLEGGE; this is translated from the coding sequence ATGAATCTCCAGCAGGCGCTCGAGGGAATCACCACGCCCCTCGTCACCCCCTTCGAACCCGACTCGAGCGACGTCGACGAACCCGCGTTCCGCGACCTGATCGAGCACCTCCTCGAGAACGACATCGACGGCCTCTTTCCCTGCGGCACGACGGGCGAGTTCGCCAGCCTCGCGCCCGCGGAACGCCGGCGCGTCCACGAGATCGCGGTTGACGCGGCCGGCGGCGAGGTTCCGGTGCTCGCGGGCGCTGCGGCCACGACGGTCGACGAGGCCGTCGCCTACGCCGAGCACGCCGCCGAGATCGGCGCCGACGCCGCGGTCGTCACGGAGCCGTACTTCCACGGGCCCAACGACCCCGCCGGAAACCGGCGGTTCTTCGAGGCCGTCGCCGACCGCTCCCCGCTGCCGATCCTGCTCTACAACATCCCGCCGTGTACCGGCGGCTCGATCGCCGTCGAGACGATTTCGGCGCTGGCCGACCACGAGAACGTCGTCGGCATCAAGGACTCGAGCGGCGACCTCGAGTATTTCCTCTCGGTCGTGCGGCGAACGCCCGACGAGTTCGTCGTGCTACAGGGGTACGACGCGCTGCTCGTCCCCGCGCTGCGGATGGGCGCCGACGGCGGCCTGAACGCGCTCTCGAACGTCGCGCCGGCGCAGTACGGCGAACTGTACGAGACCGCAGACGACGACCGCGGCGCGGAACTGCAGGACGCGATCGCGCCGCTGTTCGACGCCTGCGCCGCCCACGGGTTCGCGCCGGCGACGAAGACCGCGCTCGAGCACCGCGGCCTGCTTCCCTCGGATGCCGTCCGACCGCCGCTGGTCGAGGTGCCCGCGGACGGTCGCAACGCGATCGGGAACGCAGTGGACGGACTGCTCGAGGGCGGCGAATAG
- the mutL gene encoding DNA mismatch repair endonuclease MutL gives MTDQPPQDTEIRQLDEDTVARIAAGEVVERPASAVKELLENSLDADASSVDVTVEAGGTDLIRVADDGRGMSETDLRAAVREHTTSKIDGLEDLESGVATLGFRGEALHTIGSVSRMTIRSHPRDGAADEAGTELVYEGGEVTSVEPTGCPAGTIVEIEDLFYNTPARRKFLKTTATEFAHVNRIVTRYALANPDVAVSLTHDGREVFATTGQGDLQAAVMAVYGREVASAMIPVEADGDDLPPGPLDSVSGLVSHPETNRSSREYLATYVNGRAVTADAIREGIMGAYGAQLGGDRYPFVTLFLDVPGDSVDVNVHPRKREVRFDDDDSVRRQVDAAVESALLEHGLLRSRAPRGRSAPGEARVDPGDARESEDEPTADDLPAALEADSESTSGAGSPSKSTADDTAAASSRSASAVDAESADAGSTTDSDETPSAGSASSGPSGTASSGPSGSSSSGTSGSPSSTSAESTSSEPASDDSSGSSGTPASTAPTTGSTTSRADSSADHGSADRGRSNREQTGDRRKFDAATEQRTLSGEPATGDGTEFESLPALRVLGQLHDTYLVCETDDGLVLIDQHAADERVNYERLQRAFADDPAAQALAEPVELELTAAEAEAFEHYREALSRLGFYADRVDDRTVAVTTVPAVLEETIAPERLRDVLTSFVEGDREAGAETVDALADEFLGDLACYPSITGNTSLTEGSVVDLLEALDDCGNPYACPHGRPVIVRFDERELEDRFERDYPGHQG, from the coding sequence ATGACCGATCAGCCACCACAGGACACCGAGATCCGTCAGCTAGACGAGGACACTGTCGCCCGCATCGCCGCCGGCGAGGTCGTCGAGCGACCCGCGAGCGCCGTGAAAGAACTCCTCGAGAACAGCCTCGACGCCGACGCCTCGAGCGTCGACGTCACCGTCGAGGCGGGCGGGACCGACCTGATCCGAGTGGCCGACGACGGCCGCGGGATGAGCGAGACCGACCTCCGCGCGGCCGTCCGCGAACACACGACGAGCAAGATCGACGGGCTCGAGGACTTGGAGTCCGGCGTCGCCACGCTGGGCTTTCGGGGCGAGGCGCTGCACACCATCGGCTCCGTCTCCAGAATGACCATCCGTTCGCACCCGCGTGACGGCGCCGCGGACGAGGCGGGGACGGAACTCGTCTACGAGGGCGGCGAGGTGACGAGCGTCGAACCGACGGGCTGTCCCGCGGGCACGATCGTCGAGATCGAGGACCTCTTCTACAACACGCCCGCCCGCCGCAAGTTCCTCAAGACGACGGCCACGGAGTTCGCCCACGTCAACCGGATCGTCACCCGGTACGCGCTCGCGAACCCCGACGTGGCGGTCTCGCTGACCCACGACGGGCGCGAGGTGTTCGCGACGACCGGACAGGGCGATCTGCAGGCCGCAGTGATGGCGGTCTACGGACGGGAGGTCGCCTCCGCGATGATCCCCGTCGAGGCCGACGGCGACGATTTACCCCCGGGGCCGCTCGACTCGGTCTCGGGGCTGGTCTCCCACCCCGAAACCAACCGCTCGAGCCGCGAGTACCTCGCGACGTACGTCAACGGGCGGGCGGTGACCGCCGACGCCATCCGCGAGGGGATCATGGGCGCCTACGGCGCGCAACTGGGCGGCGACCGCTACCCGTTCGTGACGCTCTTTCTCGACGTTCCGGGCGACTCCGTGGACGTCAACGTCCACCCGCGCAAACGCGAGGTGCGGTTCGACGACGACGATTCGGTCCGCCGGCAGGTCGACGCCGCCGTCGAGTCGGCGCTGCTCGAGCACGGCCTCCTGCGCTCGCGGGCGCCCCGCGGTCGGTCGGCACCCGGCGAGGCCCGCGTCGATCCCGGCGACGCTCGCGAGTCCGAGGACGAACCGACGGCCGACGACCTTCCGGCGGCGCTCGAGGCCGACAGCGAATCGACGTCGGGAGCCGGGTCGCCGTCGAAATCGACGGCCGACGACACCGCAGCGGCCTCGTCGCGGTCGGCGTCGGCAGTCGATGCAGAGTCCGCCGACGCCGGTTCGACGACGGATTCGGACGAGACGCCGTCAGCCGGGAGCGCCTCGAGCGGTCCGTCGGGAACCGCTTCGAGCGGTCCGTCCGGTAGTTCATCGAGTGGTACGTCCGGCAGTCCCTCGAGTACGTCAGCGGAAAGTACCTCGAGCGAGCCGGCCAGCGACGACTCGAGCGGGTCATCCGGAACTCCCGCGAGTACCGCTCCGACGACCGGATCGACGACGTCTCGAGCGGACTCGAGCGCGGATCACGGGAGCGCCGACCGTGGACGGTCCAACCGAGAACAAACGGGCGATCGGCGCAAGTTCGACGCGGCCACCGAACAGCGGACGCTGTCGGGCGAACCGGCGACCGGGGACGGGACCGAGTTCGAGTCGCTGCCCGCGCTGCGGGTGCTCGGACAGCTTCACGACACCTACCTCGTCTGCGAGACCGACGACGGCCTCGTCCTGATCGACCAGCACGCCGCCGACGAGCGGGTCAACTACGAGCGCCTGCAGCGGGCGTTCGCCGACGACCCCGCCGCGCAGGCGCTCGCGGAGCCGGTCGAACTCGAGTTGACCGCCGCCGAGGCCGAGGCCTTCGAACACTACCGCGAGGCGCTCTCGCGGCTGGGGTTCTACGCCGACCGGGTCGACGACCGGACCGTCGCCGTGACGACGGTGCCCGCGGTGCTCGAGGAGACCATCGCGCCCGAGCGCCTGCGGGACGTCCTCACGTCGTTCGTCGAGGGCGACCGCGAGGCCGGCGCGGAGACGGTCGACGCGCTGGCCGACGAGTTCCTCGGCGATCTGGCCTGCTACCCGTCGATCACGGGGAACACGTCGCTGACGGAGGGATCGGTCGTCGACCTCCTCGAGGCGTTAGACGACTGCGGGAACCCGTACGCCTGTCCGCACGGCCGGCCGGTGATCGTTCGGTTCGACGAGCGAGAACTCGAGGATCGGTTCGAGCGCGATTATCCGGGTCATCAGGGGTGA
- the rtcA gene encoding RNA 3'-terminal phosphate cyclase, producing MTTVRELDGANAGGQFVRTALTLSILENEPVRIENVRGNRSTPGLRHQHLAVLETLAELCDADVSGAELGTETIEFDPGLESTPDATGWSGRGRGSLPGGEYAVDIGTAGSATLLFDALLPLATVLEDRLTVTATGGTDVAWSPPLDYVRRVKLPLLRQFGLEATCEADRRGFYPDGGGRVRMDLDPSQIEPIELVERGSLEGVRLYSTESESLADRDVAHRQAEGALERLDSDLEVLERRERAVASPSPGSAIVLRIDHGTGIAGFTALGERGKPAERVGEDAADAANRFLDREGADASAPAPPVDRHVADQLLVFLALAGGRLRIPAVTDHVAANRALLEAFGADIDLERDCDRDVAASSDGDDGSDADSTVIVTVDSPIGS from the coding sequence GTGACTACCGTGCGCGAACTCGACGGCGCGAACGCGGGCGGACAGTTCGTCCGCACCGCGCTCACGCTCTCGATCCTCGAGAACGAGCCCGTCCGCATCGAGAACGTCCGCGGGAACCGGTCCACGCCGGGACTGCGCCACCAGCATCTGGCCGTCCTCGAGACGCTGGCCGAACTCTGCGACGCCGACGTCTCGGGGGCGGAACTGGGCACGGAGACGATCGAATTCGATCCGGGCCTCGAGTCGACGCCGGACGCGACGGGCTGGAGCGGGCGGGGGCGGGGATCGCTCCCGGGCGGGGAGTACGCCGTCGATATCGGCACCGCGGGGAGCGCGACGCTGCTGTTCGACGCCCTCCTGCCGCTGGCGACCGTCCTCGAGGATCGGCTGACGGTGACCGCCACCGGTGGTACCGACGTGGCGTGGTCGCCGCCGCTGGACTACGTTCGGCGCGTGAAACTGCCGCTGCTCCGCCAGTTCGGTCTCGAGGCGACCTGCGAGGCCGACCGCCGGGGATTCTACCCCGACGGCGGCGGCCGGGTGCGGATGGACCTCGATCCCTCGCAGATCGAGCCGATCGAACTCGTGGAGCGGGGATCGCTCGAGGGGGTCCGTCTCTACTCGACCGAGTCGGAGTCGCTGGCCGACCGCGACGTCGCCCACCGGCAGGCCGAGGGCGCGCTCGAGCGGCTGGATTCCGATCTCGAAGTCCTCGAGCGGCGCGAGCGAGCGGTCGCGAGCCCCTCGCCGGGGTCGGCGATCGTGCTCCGGATCGATCACGGAACGGGGATCGCCGGCTTCACGGCGCTGGGTGAGCGCGGCAAGCCGGCCGAGCGAGTCGGTGAGGACGCCGCCGACGCCGCGAACCGGTTTCTCGACCGGGAGGGAGCGGACGCGTCGGCGCCGGCGCCGCCCGTCGACCGACACGTGGCCGACCAGCTGCTCGTCTTCCTTGCGCTCGCGGGCGGTCGCCTCCGAATTCCGGCCGTAACCGACCACGTGGCCGCGAATCGAGCGTTGCTCGAGGCGTTCGGCGCGGACATCGACCTCGAACGCGACTGCGACCGCGACGTCGCCGCAAGTTCCGACGGCGACGACGGTTCCGACGCCGATTCGACGGTGATCGTGACGGTCGACTCGCCGATCGGGAGCTGA